GACCATACCGAGCCCCCGCCCAGTGCATATCCACGAATCGATGCTGGAACCTTGGTCCCGATTGCCCAGCTCAAGTTTCCAACGTTGCGCGGTGTCACGTTTCCACAAGTGGCCCATGAAGCCTACCGAGTGAACTACGGTCCCCGCTGGCAGGAGGGGATCATTGATCGTCAACCACCTGAACTTGGCAAGCCGTTTCCGATTCTGGTCCCCCAGGTCAATACATTTGGAAATGAGCTCGGAGGCGTGCGGAGTGTTGAGATTCTTGTACCGCTTGCCACATACACTCCGTGGAACCTGCGGACAGGTTTTCCAGGAGCGACGGACGAACTCACGGACTTTCTCGGTACCTACATCCCATTGCCGAAAACAGAGGCGGAACGTCGTCAAACGGGCGATCCGCGCCCAAGCATCGAGAGCCTATACAATGACAAGAAAGATTATCTCAGGTCGGTGGAGCGCGCCGCCCGCTCACTCGTCAAGCAAGGATTCTTGCTTGACAAGGACGTTCCAGCCGTCGTGAACCGGGCGGGGCAGCACTGGGACTGGATTTTTCGGCTCTCGCGAGAGCCAACGAGGAATTAGAACAACGGAATGTGGCCCCTTACCGAAGGAGTGCTTGGGCTTCTTTTCGGGCCATCAAGTACTTTACGTCCCCGCTTCTGGTACGGACCGCCGATATTAGTTTCCGAGCGAGGCGACTTGCTTTATCGCCGCTTCCAGAATCGCGATGGCCCGGTCCACATCGTGGGGTTCAATGATCAGCGGAGGCATGAACCGGATCGTATGTGGCGGAAGCGGGTTTCCCAAAAGTCCGAGCTCACGGCAGGCCTGAACGACCGGCAATGCGATCGGCTCATTAAACTCCAGTGCCACAAGAAGTCCCCGCCCTCGAACCGCCTTTACCGCCTCGTATTTCTCCTGGAGGTCCAAGAGCCTGTCCCGGAAGTAGGTCCCCACACGGGCTGCATTGCCTGGGAGATCCTCTTGCAGGATATATTGGAAGACCGCGGCAGCCACCGCAGTGCACAGAGCATTCCCGCCAAAGGTAGAGCCGTGATCTCCTGGGCCAAAGCAGGCAGCCCGTTCGTTAACCAGGATCGCCCCGATGGGCACGCCGCCGCCCAACCCCTTCCCAAGAGTCATGATGTCCGGCTTCACGCCAAACTGCTCGTGGCCCCAGAGGGTCCCTGTTCGCCCGCACCCGGTTTGAACCTCGTCCAGGATGAGCAGGATTCCTCGCTCGTCGCAGAGCCGTCGGACCTCCTTCAAGTACCCGTCATCCGGGATATTCACCCCTCCCTCCCCCTGAATCGGCTCTAAGAGGATAGCGCAGGTTGTGTCTTTCGCGGCTGCCCGAAGCGCCTGGACATCGTTGAAGGGAACATGTGTGAATCCTGCCGGAAGTGGCGTGAAGGGTTTCTGGTGCTCTGGCTTTCCGGTCGCTGCCACCATGGCCAACGTCCGGCCATGAAATCCACGGAGGGCCGAGATCACCTCAAAGGCACCGTTCAAGTGGAGCTTCCCGTATTTCCGCGCCAGCTTCACCGCCCCCTCGTTGGCCTCGGCCCCGCTGTTACAGAAGAAAACCTTCTGCAGCCCGCTCGCCGACGTGAGGAGCTCTGCTAATTCGATTTGCGGGATTGTGTAGACGTCGTAGCCAGCCAGGATGAGACGTCCCCCTTGCTCTTCGAGGGCATTCAGGATGACCGGGTGGCAATGCCCAATGCTGCAGGCAGCCCAACCGGCGATGAAGTCGAGATACTCGCGCCCTGCCTCATCCCAGACCTTGGCTGCCTCTCCGCGCACAACGGTGATTCCGAGACGCCGATGTCCGGTGTCCATGAAATACTGTTGCTCGAGTTTTGCCCAGTCTCTCATGATCTCTCGCGATCCGCGCTCACACCTCGGCGCTCATCCCTTGCGCCATCTTGATCTCGCGGTCGTGATTTACGGTCCAGGCCACCTTGTGGGTCACCAAATCCAGCAAGGGCCAGGACGCGGGCGTTCCCGTCCCGCTCTTTTTCACCCCGCCGAAGGGGAGATGAACCTCGGCCCCGATGGTCGGGAGGTTCCAGTAGCCGATCCCGAACTCGCAGGCCTCGCGGAGGAACCGAGCGGTCCGGTAATCCTCGGTGATCACCGAAAAGCTGAGGCCGTACTCCACATCGTTGTGAATGGCGACGGCCTCGTCCAGTGTCCGGAAGGGAATCAGGGCCACGTGGGGACCAAAGACTTCCTCGTGCAGCACGCGGGCATCACGGCGGTGGGGCATCCGATAGATGAAGGGGCTAAAGAAGTGTCCGTTGCGGTGCTTGCCCTTTTCCATACGCCCCCCCTCGACAAGAACGTCTGCCCCCTCCTTTTTGGCCAGCTCGTTGTAGAAGCCGACCTTTTTCGCCGCCGCTTCATTGATCAGGGGTCCCATGAAGACCTGTTCATCCAGGGGGTCGCCAATGACGATCCGCTTTGCCATGGAGGCAAAGGCCTTGGCAAACTCCGCCAACCGACTCTCATGGACGATGAGGCGCGAGGCGGAGGTGCAGCGTTGGCCTGTGGTCTTGAAGGCGCTCAGCACCGCCGCGCGGACCGCTATCTCGAGATCGGCGTCCTGGCAGACGACCATCGCATTCTTCCCCCCCATCTCGCAGGCGCACATCTTGCGATAGTCCATTGCGCAGGCCTCCTTGATCCGCGCGCCCACCGCATACGAGCCAGTAAAGAGGACCACCTCGACATCTGGATGCACGACCAAGGGCCACCCCACCTCTTCCCCCATCCCATGAACCAGGTTCAAAACCCCGGATGGGAGCCCGGCACGCTCAAAGCACTCGACCAGCTTTTGCCCCACCAGCGGTGTCTCTTCCGAGGGCTTAAAGACCACCGTGTTCCCCTGAACAAGGGAAGGAG
This Candidatus Methylomirabilota bacterium DNA region includes the following protein-coding sequences:
- a CDS encoding aspartate aminotransferase family protein, which encodes MRDWAKLEQQYFMDTGHRRLGITVVRGEAAKVWDEAGREYLDFIAGWAACSIGHCHPVILNALEEQGGRLILAGYDVYTIPQIELAELLTSASGLQKVFFCNSGAEANEGAVKLARKYGKLHLNGAFEVISALRGFHGRTLAMVAATGKPEHQKPFTPLPAGFTHVPFNDVQALRAAAKDTTCAILLEPIQGEGGVNIPDDGYLKEVRRLCDERGILLILDEVQTGCGRTGTLWGHEQFGVKPDIMTLGKGLGGGVPIGAILVNERAACFGPGDHGSTFGGNALCTAVAAAVFQYILQEDLPGNAARVGTYFRDRLLDLQEKYEAVKAVRGRGLLVALEFNEPIALPVVQACRELGLLGNPLPPHTIRFMPPLIIEPHDVDRAIAILEAAIKQVASLGN
- a CDS encoding aldehyde dehydrogenase family protein, yielding MHRGNYIGGRWIDARGGGMFESRNPANTEEVLGSFPMSHRNEAERAVASAKAAFPGWRALSRIARGELLDRFIEVIKVETDEMARLVAKEAGKSLNEAKAEVVEGIHMAQYMFGHARMPHGEVVASEISEKDATMLRKPKGVVAVITPWNFPVAIPIWLITPSLVQGNTVVFKPSEETPLVGQKLVECFERAGLPSGVLNLVHGMGEEVGWPLVVHPDVEVVLFTGSYAVGARIKEACAMDYRKMCACEMGGKNAMVVCQDADLEIAVRAAVLSAFKTTGQRCTSASRLIVHESRLAEFAKAFASMAKRIVIGDPLDEQVFMGPLINEAAAKKVGFYNELAKKEGADVLVEGGRMEKGKHRNGHFFSPFIYRMPHRRDARVLHEEVFGPHVALIPFRTLDEAVAIHNDVEYGLSFSVITEDYRTARFLREACEFGIGYWNLPTIGAEVHLPFGGVKKSGTGTPASWPLLDLVTHKVAWTVNHDREIKMAQGMSAEV